DNA sequence from the Urocitellus parryii isolate mUroPar1 chromosome 12, mUroPar1.hap1, whole genome shotgun sequence genome:
GCGGGGGCTGGAGGCTGGCATCCTCACTGGTCGGGGGCCTGGATGGGAGATGAGTGGGCCCAATGTCCACAGCAcggggaggaaggggccaggcgGGGAAACAGACAATGGGCACTAGGACACTGCGCATTTACAAGACCAACTACGGAGGAGGGGGTGGCTGCCCGTGCATGTGTCAGGCTGTTCATTCTGGAATGAGGAGGGGGGTGGTCTTTACATCGTGTTCTGTGGCTGGTGAGCTTGAGGGGCTACTTTGTGGAAAGTATGAGGGCCACGATGAGACCGTAGAGGCCAAGCACCTCAGCGAAGATAAGGATCAGGATCATGCCCACAAACAGCCGGGGCTGCTGGGCAGTGCCCCGAACACCGGCGTCCCCCACAATGCCAATGGCAAAGCCAGCTGCCAGGCCACTCAGGCCCACACTCAAGCCTGCACCAAGCTGGAGGAAACTCCTGTAGAGGCTAATACCATCATTCAGGGAGTTGGCGATGAGGACTGCCACCACCAGGCCGTAGATGGCGATGATCCCAGCCATGACCACTGGGATGATGGACTTCATGATCAGCTCTGGCCTCATGACTGACATGGCTGCGATGCCGGTGCCACTCTTGGCCGTGCCATAGGCGGCACCCAGGGCGCTGAAGATCATGGCGGACGAAGCGCCCATGACCGCGAAGAACGAAGCATACTCGGGGCTGTTCTTGGTCTCGGACATGTCtgcgggcggggcggggggcgAGCTCAGCGGGCCGCGGCGAGGTGAAAACAGCAGACCGACGAGCGGGCGCAGAGGCGAGCGAAGGCGACCTGGCCCGTCAGCCGCTGCGctctcagaaaaagcatttttcatAAAGGCTTGCAAATCTGTTTGCTTTTCATCTGTTCTGGGGGAGGTATTTCCCTTGTGCTCATTCTGGCGCAAGTTACCTAGGAGGCCCAGAAACAGCAGCAGCTGCACTGCAGGTGGGATTTGGGAACAGAACTGAGTTTCTCGCTCTCTGACAGCGATGGGCTAGCCACTCCTGGGCCCCATCTCAAAACATGGGGCTGAGCGCCTCCCCCTCACCCAGCTGACCTGTGGGCTTCTGTGAGGTTTCTGGTCTGTACCTGTCTGTAAGATCCTTTTCCTGACTGTCCCACCTGCCTTCCTAAAGCCTTTTAGAACTCACAACTCCTGTCTGTCCCCAAGCTAACCAGTCCTTGCATGCTGCACCCCTGGGTCTCCAGTGCGCATTCTGCTACAAAGCTGCCTTGCCATGTGCTGTCCTCAGCCTGGAGATGGGGCCAAGAGCCAAGAGGAATTCCTCCCTCTGGAGTTTTAACTCCTCAAGAGGAAAAACCAGGTAAGTAGGTCTGAAGTGTTGGGATGTGGAGCCAGATTTGCAAAGGGGCAGCACAGAATGCTGAGCAGGTAGCACTAGGTGGGACTGGCCTAGTGGAGAGGGTGACAGTTCTCTGCAGCGTGGCCACTGGTGTGATGAGTCTTGGGATCTGCTGTTCCTGCTTTCTGAGGTTATGGGAGGGGACAAGTTTTTGTCCATTTCTACACCTCAGCACAGCTTTGAAGGATGAGTGACTGGCAAAAGAGGAAGCAATCCCGTGGGAGCTGAAGTGTTTGGGGTGGTAACTCCGCCTTGGATAAGGTGAACTCACAGTTACACAGTAGAGGGTTTTGCCTTTGTACCCAAAGGTGCTTGATGAGTGTCCCGGACTTGGAAAGTTAGGTTGGGGGCAGACCCGCAGAAGAAGTGTGGGGCGGGTGTGCTTCAGGAGGGTCTTAAGTGCTAGGGCAGCCTCACTGTGGGTGGCCGGCTATCTTTTCAGCTTTAAGTATACTGGGTTTCCTGGgtgcttttttaaaataccagtgCCTTGACCCTACTTCTGGAAAAGGCACCCTGCTCAGTTTTAACTGGATGTGTTTTCTGATTTGTGTCAACTCCAGACTTGCTTACCTAAGGGTTACATTTCATTGCATGTGAACAATTAGGTCCCTGTTCATGCTCAGTGTTGAGCCTGGCTGCTGAGAACAGGCTCATGAAACTTACCCCTCTGTCTGCCAGGCACTGCCTGGGCTGGGGGTATATCTCAggggtaaagcatttgcctaatggtgaggccctgggttttccCCCCCTGATACTGGggggcggggaaacagctcatAAAGCAAGGTCATGGGTTTATCATGTTATCTGCCTGAGCAGCTGCCTGGTGGTTTCTGCGTGTCATGGAGGATCAGGGCTCATTGGTGAGGAGCTGCAGTTTTGAAGCAGAGGGTTGCATGGCTTGGGTTCTGATGAGAATCCAAGTATCCCCTGGTTTCTATTTGGGCACCAGAGAAAGAGGACACATCAGCGTTGCCTCCTTGTACTCCCCGAGAGGGGAAGTGTCACATTAGAACATTTTTACACCTACTAGCTGACCATTGCTATTGGAAGGCTCAGTAACCACACTCACCTTGGGCTGAGCTCTACAGACAAGAGACCAAGATGACCTGAGAACCCTCTTGCTTCAATGATCAGTAACAGAAAGTTAAGTGGGTGATGGCTTGCAGAGGGGGGAGTTTCCAGATGCAGGACACAAGTGACCCTGGAAGCCTATCAGAGCACCCTGCAAGTGGTGGTTAGCCTCTTGGGGAAATTGAAGGGTGAGGGGCTAACACAGCTTGAATGTGCAAGGGTTGACCTACAAAAGGGAGGGTTTGGGGCTAGAACTTCCCCAAAAAGCCAGGAACCAGCTTAGTGGGAACTGGACAGTAACCTCATGGCACAAAATAGAGGGttcggttttttttttcccaaaaaaatatgtttgttgaccaaatacacaaatgaatgaatcaagagtaagagttttgggctggggatgtggctcagcagtagtcaCCCAGcaggggcaaggccctgggttccatccttggcaccacataaaaatgaataaataaagatattgtgtccaactacacctaaaaaataaatattaaaaagaataagtgtTTTGATATTCCtggattcaaaaattaaaaatttcaggcTGTACCTTTCACAGATTTATAATTcaagaactcagaaaataaattaaaattggtCAGTACTTAGTCCCAACACTGCTACATTTGATTCCCACAGATGGGGCCTATGATCCTAAATTATAAAACAAGGAAACGAACCACATGCAGCAATGGGTATAAAAATCCTAAGAACTTCAGATAACAGGTTGAGCATACAGGAATGacctgggcgtggtggtacacacctgtaatcccagctatttgggaggttgaggctggaggacttgtaagttcaagaccagcctcagccacttagtgagaacctgtctcaaaatagaaggacctggggctgtagctcagtggtaaagtgcctgtgggttcaatctcccatCCCCGCCTCCTAAGAGAGGGAATGAAGAGGTATGACTAATGACCTTCTAGCACTGATTGCTTCATCCTCAGAAGCAGGAGAGTCCAAAGGAATCTCAAATCAGATAAAGGATCCATACCTAGGCTCTCAGGAGTCAAACTGCCAAACGTGAACAAAGTTCACTAAAGTAAATTTACAGGTATGTACTTAAAGAGGAAGGATCTTTAAGCAGAAACTTTCAATAGAAGTCAAAAAATTATGGAATCTTTTAAATGCTGAGAAAATTATTGAGCTTAACTGGTATTAAGAAGTAagagaaatacattttcaaagttttttttaaaaatcattcccatacacccaccccccaaaaatcacTAAAGAATATCCTTTAAGGAAGACAAGAATTGAGCCCAGAGGATGGTGGTGAACAGAGAAACTGGTAAACTTGTAGTGAATCTAAACCATTGAGAAACCAAGCAAACTACAACAGTGGACAGTTACAGCCGAGAATAGTGAGAGGTGGAATTAAAGAATACTAAGGGCTTTGTGCTATTGGGAGGCTAGAGATAGGGTTACCTTGGttcattttgagttttatatagTTCAAAATGAAAGGGTAACAACTGGAAGAATAGCTTTGGAATGTAGAGCTTGGTTGGTTTAGTATAAGACAGGAAAGATGGGGTGGGGCAAAGAAAAAGCACTGTAACAGAAAGCACAAAATAagatggcagaaataaaatttaccagCACAATAAATGTAAACGGTGTAAATTAGCAAAAGATAAAATCTTcaggtttaatttaaaaaattctaactcAATTATTTCCCAAAAATCACACACATAAGAATGTACAGGGATGggaaaagatggggaaaaaaaatcccaactcaTACTGAACAATGGTGTTCTAAGGAAAAGACTTCAAGGCAAAAAGACTCACTAAAAATAAGTCATTGAGATATAGCTTCCAGGATTTTAGGGAATAAAAGCCTAAAGACCATGAGATTCAGTATTCCTTAGGGCagattattataaaaaagaagtcatccaaaaaaaaaaaaagaaagaaagaaagaaataagtcaTTGACCTAAAGAATAACTGATCACCTGGGAAAATAGAGCACTAAAAACCAGAGAGGCGTGGCCTCTGCAGTGTGTTTGGAGTTACCTTATAAGTCTGCCTCCCCAGGGACTGGGGGAGGCCTGGGCCCAGTGACTCAGGGGACAATGTCTCTTCTTGGTTCTGACTCTGTCCCCTTGAGTTGATGTGTTTGTTTACTTACTGTCCTCTCTTGTCCTTCCCTTCGTTCTTGGGTTTGATTTTATGCCAGTTGGTCCCTCCTTGTCCCCCGATCCACTTTTGTCTCTAGAGGGTTGGTCTGGCATGATTTTTGAGATACTCGATAAGTAGAAATTATTGgcaaactgggctggggatgtggctcaagtggtagcacgctcacctggcatgtgttgaggcactgggttctatcctcggcACCACGTAAAAgttaaataatgatattgtgtccacctaaaaattaaaaaaataaatattttttaaaaaaagagaaatgattggcaaaggctctgggtttgatttctAAGAGAACATTCAGGATGTTGGAGGCAGTGGGTGATGGGTCTGCCTTGCAAAGAGAAATCTGATTTACATTTCATAAGCTCCTCTCCCCCTTGGTATATTAGAcggttttgctttttaaaaaggcttGTGTGGCAGCATCTAGAAGAGAACTTCACCCACTGGGGTGGGAGCCAGTGCGCTGGCAGCAGGCCCCCCTGGGTGGGGTAGAGAAGAGGACTTGGGGGTCACGTGTCCCCGTTTTTCTTGGTGACTCTTTCTCTCTGGTAGGAAAATGAGGCGCTGGACCTCCTCTGTGTCCTAGGATTCTGCCTTGCTCTGTCCCAGGGAGTTTCCAGACCACAGAATTTCCCTGGGCCTCTGGGGAACGGGAAGCAAGACGCAGAACTTTCTGGAACACAGGGACTTGTCTTCCTTTGGACCTGGCTGCTTCCGTTTCTCACTGTCCACGGTGGGCCTCGACTCCTTCACGGGACCCTCATCCCTCCACCCTGGATCCTCCACCATGGAACCTTTAGTGggtctgggctggggctcagtggtagagcacttgcctggcacgtgtgaggccctgggttcaattttcccACCGCacataaatgagtaaaaataaaggtccattgacaataagaaaaggaaaagaaatgatacttaaaaaaaaaaaaaagaaagaaacttcagtGTCCTGCCCTGCAGGAAGGATAGGGCGGGAACAGCAGTGCCTGAGGCCAGGGCTTGGGACTCAGCCTGTGGCTACATCTGGGTCCCTACCAACATgggcttcttttcctttccctacCGTTTGTGGGGGGACCCCTACTACACTGCTTCCAGAGGTGAGTCTGGGTTGTCTCTGGTCCCACTTGGTCCCGAGCCCAGAACTACTGACTATTCAGTGTGGGCAGAAGGGTAGCAGGAACCAGAGGGGCTTGACAATGGAGCCACCAAGAGCAGGGTCCCAAACAGTGGACCAGGGCCAGAAGCATCAAGGTCCTCTGGTGTTTGCTAGAAATGCCGGTTCTCAGCACACTCTCCTGGCCCCAACCTGCGTCAGGGGTTCAGGGGCTGGGCACAGAGATGGGGGTGCTGCTGAGCACATACCTGCTCTATTGCTTCCCACCATGGCCTTGGGCAGCTAGTCACCCCCAGACCTCAGTAGCCTGGGTGGCCACCCTGGCATGTTGGGGTCTGCCTTAGTGAAGAGCCACGTCCTGTCCCTGGAAAACAGCTTAGTTTGGGTCTGAGGGGCTTCATCTGGGGAGGGACAAAGGAGAGTCAGGGCCCCTGCCTGTTGGGGGACAGTGCTGGAATACAGGGAGGGTGGGCCAGGGGGAGGGTTCCCAGCCCCCAACTCGTGgcttctctctctgtccttcctgcATTGTCACCTTGGCAGGTGGCTTGCCTTCCTCTGAGCCAGCCCGCCCGCCTGTCCGGCTTTGCCCGACCAGACCTCTCGAAGGAGGCATCTGCACCTGCTGCCACCCACTCACGTGCCCCACATGGTGTCTTCCTCCTTCACCTCGCCTGTGACACTGTCCCTGAGACAGCTGATCGACCTACCGTTGATGTAGTGCGCACTGTGGCCAAGCGCTAGTCTAGGAACTCGTGTTCTTATCATTTGCTCTTCATAACACCCCTTCACAGGTGAGGGATGGACGGCAGACACAGACAGGCTAAGTGACTTGTCCAGAGCCACACAGCCAGCAAGAAGAGGCACTGGCCCAGAGTTGGGCGGCCTGCTTGGTGACTGCATGCTGAACCAAGACGTATCCTGCCCTGTGGCCGTGCTCAGTCCTCACTCTGGCAGAACTGTCCTGAGCTCTGGCCGCTCCTTCTGTCTCCCTGGCTCTTGGCCCACCTCCCAGGGCCTTTTCCCCGGCCTCTGGGCACCGCCTGTGGAATCTCCACTCTCCTAGGTGCAGGTTGACTTCCCTGCCGTTCATTCAGACGCTTCCACTTGGTGTCTCACGGGTACAGCCCCAAATTGCACCCCGAATCTGCTCACACCTCCCCAGCACGCGGGTTGTCTGCTGTTTCCCAGCTCAGTGGGCCCCAGAGGCCAGTTGCAGGACTTCCAGGAGGTTGCTATTTTGTATGTGGCCAGGAGGGGGAGCTCCCACCTCCCCGCtccctcacctcacacccctgCCTACCTGGCCCTGTTGTCCCTTCATCTGAGTGGCCACACAGCCATGTCCCCTGTGGGTTATGGCCCTACCCTGGCCAGGCCATGTCCCACTTTTGCTTTCCTCCAGTCTGTTGCACACACAGCATCCAGAATGCTCCATCAGCAAATCAGAAGGTGCCACGTGGGTAAACCCCCGGCCAGCGAGTCTCCTGAGGCCCCCCTGAGCCCAGGTGCCTCATGGCCTCACCTGCCCGCCTTTCCTGGAACCTCCCAGAGCTGGAGCTCTGCTCACACGGCCGCCTCCTGCCTCCCGCCTTCGCATAAGCTCCTCCCTTGGCCTGGCCCTCACCTCTATCTAACTGTCCTAAGGAGGCAGGCCTCAACTTGGAGGCCACGTTAGAGTCCCCACTGTGCCCCCCTGGCCTCCAGCAGTGCTGGTTCGGAGCATTTAATCCTTTGGACTCGCACTTGTCCATTTTCCTGACGCCCCTGATCCTGAGTGGGGCTCTCTGGGCTCTTGGTAAATTTCTGCATGAGTCAGTGAGTACACGAGCCACCCTTGGCCCTCCGATCCAGGAGGACTGTGCCCATCTCAGCTCATTCCAGGCCTGCTGGGACGGTCAGGACCCACAGGGGTTGCTGGCAGCTGGAGCTTCAGGGAGGGGGTTCAGGGAGTCGAACCGAAGGCTGAGTTCTTGGGCGACACCGACTCTTCTTTCCTTGAGTGTCCCCAGCTCTGGGCTGGGCCTGTGCTCTGTTCTGAGGACTCAGGATGGGAGCAGACAGCCCCTGCTTCCCCCGGAGCTCTTCCAAGGTCGGAGGTGGGGTCTCAGATCTGCTGAGTGCagttgttgttttcagttttcttggtgACCTGTTCTTGTGCAGATGTTCAAGTGATGTGGCAGGGACATGAGTTTTTGGAACTGTTGGCAGAAAACCATTTGGCAACCCTGTGCTTCTGGAGATTTCTGGGGCCGCAGGCTAGCCCCAGCTGCAGACAGCTGCCCGCCTGCTCACAGCGCTCAGCTTTTGAGCCCAGCAGCTTCCTGGGCCCCAACCCGTGAGCCACCTGACTATTCCAGCCCTTCAGTGATCCCTGACAGTCTCTTTCTGGTGTGTAGGTGGAATTCCTGTTTTTAATAGCCAAGTTGTGGAGAGATCGTAGGACTTCTACTTCCATCCAAACGGAAGGCTTCCAGAAGTATTTGTATCTGTGCCTCCGTGGAATCCAGGGGGTCATCAGGCGTGTGCTGGGGGAATGGTGCTCACGTCCTCTGGATAGAGTTGGGGAGGCATTAGGTAATCCCGGGCAGGTGTCGGGGTGATGACCCTGTGGGAACTGTAGTGTGAGCACAGGGCAGAGTGGCCCAGGCTGCTGGATCAGGGAGGACGTCAAAAAGAGCTGGTCTTCCAGTTGGAGGGagaaggctggggaggggagggggaggctgggaggaggagaggggcgCTTTTGCTCTTGTAGTGGATGTGAGAGAGCCCGTGGTCACAGGAGCCAGCGGCTCCGTGGTTGGAGTCAGAGGTGGGCCTGGTGGGTGGGGAGGACAGGGCCAGGTCCGCCGGGCCACAATGCCCTGCTGCGGGGTCTGAACTCTGTACGGAAGCCCTGTGAGTCTTTCTGAGGAGTGACATGATCAGATTTGCATTCCAGCCAAGTCTCTGGTCTCAGGCAGCAGCCCCCCTGCCCGTGGCCACCCCTTCCCACGTGAATGCTTCTCTTCTGTTTGAATTGTTGTTTCAAAGTGCTGTTTCCAGCCCTCGGCGCTGATTTCCTGTCTCtgaatagttttttgttttttttttttttttttaagagagagtgagagagagagagagatagagagagagaatttttaatatttattttttagttctcggcggacacaacatctttgttggtatgtggtgctgaggatcgaacccagccgcacgcatgccaggcgagcgcactaccgcttgagccacatccccagccccttctctgaGTAGTTTTGATCTCTGGTTTGAACAGTGCTGGATTAGAGAGAGGGAGATCAAGGGAGGAGAGTCCAGCCAGGAGTCGAGACAGGGCTCCAGGGCctccggggggtggggggatcacGAGGCCCCAGGATGGAGGTCCTGCTGGGCAGGTATCCAGGGCCTGCCTGCCCTGCGAGGTGTGCTAAGGATCCAGAACTGTGGTTTTATAACTCAGACACATTGCGTGGTGTCTGAAAGCCATTTCATTAAATGCCACATAGATCCAAAATAGAAATTACGTCTCGGGGACAAAGCCCATGGAGCAGGGAGCCAGGCACACTGAATTGGAACCAGTGTCCCCTCACAAGGCAGGGATGTGGGCCCAAGGCTGCCACCCACCTCCTCATTCACATCTGACCTCTCCAGAGAAGGCTGAGGTCCTGGAGGCCAGTCACCTGCAGTGAATCAGGGCAGCTGGGAGAATGGCAGCCTCTGGTCACACACCTCCGCTGCACTTATGACCCAGGTCTCTCAGCTGCTGCTGAGAGGACCCCAAGGCAGCCCGTGAAGGTGTGGGCCTGAGTCACGCTGCTAGTGGGAAGCAGAGATGGCTTTGGATTCCCAGCTCAGGCCTTGAATGCGGCTTCTCTCTACCCCCACGACGCTCTTTGTACCCCAGGCTGTTTGTGTTTCAGAACCAGACGATGGAGAGGCCTGACCGGgcaggacacctggggaaggggcttgggctggggatttTTCAAATCTGGAAACTTTGCTATAGGGGATCCACAAGGGGTGAGCAGCCCTGCATCTACCTTCTGTCCCCAGCCTTCACCTGCTTTCTATCCAGTCAGCCACCAAAGTGGCCACTTCTGGGGCATGTCACGCGGCTAGCAGCCCTGGATGCTGCTCCTTCCACCACTTCTCCAGGTGGGCCAGGCTTGGAGGAgtcaggagaggtgggagggggcagGCAGAGCAGACCTTTGGGGAACATCTGGGATCCCAGGGTAGGCAGGGGGGAGCAGGGGGCAGGCCCATGGCAGGAGCACACACAGCACAGGGAGAGAAGCCTGGGCATCGGCTTCGTTGGCCATGAACTTGcactttttgtgtgtattatttctttccatccacttttgtgtgtgtgtgtgtggtgctggggattgaacccagggccttgtgaatgtgagGCCAGCCCTCTACCAACGGAGCTGTATCGCCAGCCCTTTCCATCCACTTTTTAAGGatcattttgttttctgacaTTCACGTTGGATGCAGACCTTGTTCCTTTTTGTGTTTGCTTGTTTAGACACAAGTTACTCAAATCATGAAATATCCTGTGAGAACGCATTTAGCCAGAGTCCCACGGAGGCTGCACTCGGTGTTCTGGGCTGTTTATTTCTCTGCCTTCCTTGCTTCGGGTTTGACTTCCCTCTGACTCACGAGTTAGGCATTTTCTCCCCAGGTGGGGGCTCTTCCCTCCCTTCAGGTTCCTCAGACACTTTTTGTTTGATGGCACCGTTGTGCGACTGAGGGAATGCTCTTTCCATTAGTTCTTCTTTTTGGAATACTCTGAGCTCTTCCTTGTGGCCTTCTTTGATGACTGATTTTTGTGACCGCTTCATTGGTTTTTGGAAGAGCACGTTCTCCTTTCTGCTCCCTGGGTCcttatttgcatttcatttatgCATCTGTCACTGGATTATGAACTTGGTAGATTTTCAGTACGAATGTggttctgtctcttttttttctgctgtactggggattgaacctaggggtgctctaccactgagccacagcctgccccttctttaaatttttgagacagggtctcgctaagttgtctGGGCTGagcttgaacttgtgaccctcctgcctctgctgaaatttcaggtgtgtgccacacacctggcttctattttttcttttatgccttGTTTATGCTTTGTGAATGTTGGTGCTGCCTTCTCTGGATCATACCTAGTGAACTATTTGTTGTAAATTGTGTTCTTTCTTATACACTCTCTCGGCTTGTTTAAAGCTTGTCAGGGTGCCATGTTCTTGGGTCCCACTTGTGTACTTCCTATGAGGAGCCTGCAGAAGACTCTGTCTCTTGAGTTCC
Encoded proteins:
- the LOC144249741 gene encoding V-type proton ATPase 16 kDa proteolipid subunit c, producing MSETKNSPEYASFFAVMGASSAMIFSALGAAYGTAKSGTGIAAMSVMRPELIMKSIIPVVMAGIIAIYGLVVAVLIANSLNDGISLYRSFLQLGAGLSVGLSGLAAGFAIGIVGDAGVRGTAQQPRLFVGMILILIFAEVLGLYGLIVALILSTK